Proteins found in one Aquibium microcysteis genomic segment:
- a CDS encoding methyl-accepting chemotaxis protein translates to MIADENLTIVYVNPALRSFLEKAEAELKRELPRFSVASLIGSNIDIFHKNPTHQRTMLARLEQTHVATIWVGSQAFDLVVNPLKQGGRRKGFVVEWADAKARILNVDYAAQIAAIGRSQAVIEFQPEGTIIGANDNFLKTMGYAREEIIGQHHRMFVDPTDASDPAYDRFWDDLRRGQHRTSEFRRIGKGGREVWIQGSYNPILDENGKVTKIVKFATDITDNVRFVNNIGNALSALADGDLEQRLTEPLSPAFERLRLDFNAALSTLQKTISAIAGSSTSIEERTTVLRTSSDDLAYRSEEQAASLEESAAALSQITQTVKRTSENTRNARGVVATTTTDAAKASEVMKLTVAAMKSLENSSTRISEIIGTVDEIAFQTNLLALNAGVEAARAGESGRGFAVVASEVRALAQRSAEAAKEIKTLIAESSRHVSESVDLVAQTGTAIESVVRGIGGINVIVEGIAVSAEEQAMSLDQVNSSVDQMNQVTQKNSVMAQEATAISSELAAETIRMGELLGQFRVGSPARSFEAAVPTVNASPKDWQVPHRKRAA, encoded by the coding sequence ATGATAGCCGACGAGAATTTGACGATCGTCTACGTCAATCCGGCTTTGCGATCCTTCCTCGAGAAGGCGGAAGCCGAACTGAAGCGGGAACTCCCGCGGTTCAGCGTCGCGTCCCTCATCGGCAGCAACATCGACATCTTCCACAAGAACCCGACGCATCAGCGAACGATGCTCGCCCGTCTCGAGCAGACACACGTGGCGACGATCTGGGTCGGCAGCCAGGCTTTCGATCTGGTCGTCAATCCCCTCAAGCAAGGCGGCCGCCGAAAAGGCTTCGTGGTCGAGTGGGCGGATGCCAAGGCGCGGATCCTGAACGTCGACTACGCCGCACAGATCGCCGCCATCGGCAGGTCGCAGGCTGTGATCGAGTTCCAGCCCGAGGGCACGATCATCGGAGCGAACGACAACTTCCTGAAGACGATGGGCTATGCCCGCGAGGAAATCATCGGTCAGCATCACCGGATGTTCGTTGACCCGACCGACGCCAGCGATCCGGCCTATGACCGGTTCTGGGACGACCTCCGACGCGGCCAGCACAGGACGTCGGAATTCCGTCGGATCGGCAAGGGCGGACGCGAGGTGTGGATCCAGGGGTCATACAACCCGATCCTGGACGAGAACGGCAAGGTGACCAAGATCGTCAAGTTCGCGACCGACATCACGGACAACGTCCGTTTCGTCAACAATATCGGCAACGCGCTCTCGGCACTTGCGGATGGCGATCTCGAACAGCGCCTGACGGAGCCGCTGTCGCCCGCCTTCGAACGGCTTCGTCTGGACTTCAATGCGGCGCTGTCGACCCTCCAGAAGACGATAAGCGCCATCGCCGGAAGCTCGACCTCGATCGAGGAACGCACCACCGTGCTGCGCACGTCTTCCGACGATCTCGCCTATCGTTCGGAAGAGCAGGCGGCGAGCCTGGAAGAAAGCGCGGCGGCGCTCAGCCAGATCACACAGACCGTCAAGCGCACGAGCGAGAACACCCGGAATGCGCGCGGCGTCGTCGCGACGACGACGACCGACGCGGCCAAGGCGTCCGAGGTGATGAAGCTGACCGTCGCGGCCATGAAGAGCCTCGAGAACTCTTCCACCCGGATCAGCGAGATCATCGGCACGGTCGACGAGATCGCGTTCCAGACGAATCTCCTCGCGCTCAATGCGGGCGTCGAGGCGGCGCGCGCCGGCGAGAGCGGTCGCGGCTTTGCGGTGGTGGCGAGCGAGGTTCGCGCCCTGGCCCAGCGCTCGGCGGAGGCGGCCAAGGAGATCAAGACCCTGATCGCGGAATCGTCCCGCCACGTTTCCGAGAGCGTCGATCTCGTCGCCCAGACCGGTACGGCCATCGAAAGCGTCGTGCGCGGGATCGGTGGCATCAACGTCATCGTGGAAGGCATCGCCGTTTCGGCCGAAGAGCAGGCGATGAGCCTCGATCAGGTCAACAGTTCGGTCGACCAGATGAACCAGGTGACCCAGAAGAACTCCGTGATGGCGCAGGAGGCGACGGCGATCTCCTCGGAACTCGCCGCCGAGACGATCAGGATGGGAGAACTGCTCGGACAGTTCCGCGTCGGATCACCCGCCCGCTCGTTCGAAGCGGCCGTGCCGACGGTCAACGCGTCGCCGAAGGATTGGCAGGTGCCGCATCGCAAGCGCGCAGCCTGA
- a CDS encoding MerR family transcriptional regulator: protein MTAVCRLTGLNASTLRTWERRYGVPAPERSEGNRRRYSAGEVDRLVAIATLLGRGHAITTLAGMSFTALLDLVAKGEAESTENAAAQALYRRAVESLENRDFVGFRARLVEALTLLSPLDAIESVFAPLLRHMGEAWSRGDLPVHAEHLASAIMRQVVSIAAATRTPAELHVRLLFSTLAGDRHELGAIFAWYLALAAGHDALYLGPDLDVDEIVAGAEALDVDVVVLSVTTDATGLDVARERLERLGASLGNRRELWIGSSPALSVNREADEQAIRTFHDYSSFAGALSDVRERRRRPRSA, encoded by the coding sequence ATGACTGCCGTCTGCCGTCTCACCGGCCTGAACGCATCCACCTTGCGGACATGGGAGCGCCGCTACGGGGTGCCGGCCCCGGAACGCAGCGAGGGAAACCGGCGACGCTATTCCGCCGGGGAGGTTGACCGCCTCGTCGCGATCGCGACTCTCCTCGGACGCGGCCATGCGATCACGACCCTTGCAGGGATGTCGTTCACCGCGCTGCTGGACCTCGTCGCGAAAGGCGAAGCGGAGAGCACCGAGAATGCGGCTGCTCAGGCGCTCTATCGGAGGGCGGTCGAGTCTCTGGAAAACCGCGACTTCGTCGGTTTCCGCGCGCGATTGGTCGAGGCCCTGACGTTGCTGTCGCCGCTCGATGCCATAGAGAGCGTATTCGCACCGCTATTGCGGCACATGGGCGAGGCGTGGTCCCGGGGCGATCTCCCGGTCCACGCGGAACATCTGGCGTCGGCGATCATGCGTCAGGTCGTATCGATTGCGGCCGCAACCCGGACGCCTGCCGAATTACATGTGCGTTTGTTGTTCAGCACCTTGGCCGGAGACCGGCATGAACTGGGCGCCATCTTCGCCTGGTACCTTGCCCTGGCGGCGGGACACGACGCCCTCTACCTCGGACCGGACCTCGATGTCGACGAGATCGTCGCCGGCGCGGAGGCTCTCGACGTCGACGTGGTCGTGCTGTCCGTAACCACGGATGCGACGGGGCTGGACGTGGCGCGCGAACGGCTGGAACGGCTGGGCGCAAGCCTCGGAAATCGTCGCGAACTCTGGATCGGTTCGTCTCCAGCCCTCTCGGTGAACCGTGAGGCCGATGAACAGGCAATTCGGACCTTTCACGACTACAGCAGTTTTGCGGGAGCCCTGTCGGACGTGCGGGAACGGCGCCGCAGACCTCGTTCCGCTTGA
- a CDS encoding TRAP transporter large permease, giving the protein MTLLFVLLLVMLMLGVPVAIALAGASAVFIFLDGRIPDVVVVHRMINGVDSFPLLAVPFFILAGNLMNSAGITERIFDFAKALVGWMRGGLGHVNIGASVIFAGMSGAAVADAGGLGAIEIKAMRDANYDPGFAVGITAASSTIGPIIPPSLPMVIYGVVAGASIGQLFAAGFVPGLIMAVSLMIMVAIYARRNGYPRDQAFSLPVLGTSFLRAFLSLMTPVIIVGGILSGAFTPTEAAIAACVWALFLGLVVYRTLSLRRFLRVSFDTIETTAVVLFIVAAASIFAWILASNRVPEHFAALVLTVSENPIIVLLLINLILLVVGCFLETVAAITILVPVLLPIAVKVGVDPVHFGVIVVLNLMIGLLTPPVGLVLYVLARVSKVPFERCVVATAPFLIPLGIVLALITFVPALTLWLPTLLYR; this is encoded by the coding sequence CTGACCCTGCTCTTCGTGCTCCTCCTCGTGATGCTCATGCTCGGCGTGCCGGTGGCGATCGCGCTTGCCGGCGCCTCGGCGGTGTTCATCTTCCTCGACGGGCGCATCCCCGACGTCGTCGTGGTGCACCGGATGATCAACGGGGTGGATTCCTTCCCGCTGCTGGCGGTGCCCTTCTTCATCCTGGCCGGCAACCTGATGAATTCAGCCGGCATCACCGAGCGCATCTTCGATTTCGCAAAGGCGCTGGTGGGCTGGATGCGCGGCGGGCTCGGCCACGTCAACATCGGCGCCTCGGTCATCTTCGCCGGCATGTCGGGGGCCGCGGTGGCGGATGCCGGCGGGCTCGGCGCCATCGAGATCAAGGCGATGCGCGACGCCAACTACGACCCGGGTTTCGCGGTCGGCATCACGGCGGCGTCCTCGACGATCGGCCCGATCATCCCGCCCTCGCTGCCGATGGTCATCTACGGCGTGGTGGCGGGGGCCTCGATCGGCCAGCTCTTCGCCGCCGGCTTCGTGCCCGGGCTGATCATGGCGGTGTCGCTGATGATCATGGTGGCGATCTATGCGCGCCGAAACGGCTACCCGCGCGACCAGGCCTTCTCGCTGCCGGTGCTCGGCACCAGCTTCCTGCGCGCCTTCCTGTCGCTGATGACGCCGGTGATCATCGTCGGCGGCATCCTGTCGGGCGCCTTCACGCCGACGGAGGCGGCGATCGCCGCCTGCGTCTGGGCGCTGTTCCTCGGGCTCGTGGTCTACCGCACGCTGTCGCTGCGGCGCTTCCTGCGCGTCTCGTTCGACACGATCGAGACGACGGCGGTGGTGCTGTTCATCGTGGCGGCGGCGTCGATCTTCGCCTGGATCCTCGCCTCCAACAGGGTGCCCGAGCACTTCGCGGCGCTGGTGCTGACGGTGTCGGAGAACCCGATCATCGTGCTTTTGCTGATCAACCTGATCCTGCTCGTCGTCGGCTGTTTCCTGGAGACGGTGGCCGCGATCACCATCCTGGTGCCGGTGCTCCTGCCGATCGCCGTCAAGGTGGGCGTCGACCCGGTGCATTTCGGGGTGATCGTGGTTCTCAACCTGATGATCGGCCTGCTGACGCCGCCGGTGGGACTGGTGCTCTACGTGCTGGCGCGGGTGTCGAAGGTGCCGTTCGAGCGCTGCGTGGTGGCGACCGCGCCGTTCCTGATCCCGCTCGGCATCGTGCTGGCGCTGATCACCTTCGTCCCTGCGCTCACGCTCTGGCTGCCGACGCTGCTGTACCGGTGA
- a CDS encoding TRAP transporter small permease, producing the protein MRQDDPGTGAEPDESERLDDIKLQDGIVLVVFWTLAVVVFLQFFTRYVLNNSLGWTEEIARYLLIGVTFVGAVMAVRKESHIAVELVYRWLPRRARLALQIGVDLVALAFYAITGWLCVGLAQRTQQMMGAIDLPKSIVYWAVAACFAGMTLYGVVVLVRHIRTGTSRLVDPELFSATGPTL; encoded by the coding sequence ATGCGGCAGGACGACCCGGGCACCGGCGCGGAGCCGGACGAGAGCGAGCGGCTGGACGACATCAAGCTTCAGGACGGCATCGTGCTCGTCGTCTTCTGGACGCTGGCCGTCGTCGTGTTCCTGCAGTTCTTCACGCGCTACGTGCTCAACAATTCGCTCGGCTGGACCGAGGAGATCGCGCGCTACCTTCTGATCGGCGTCACCTTCGTGGGGGCGGTGATGGCGGTGCGCAAGGAGAGCCACATCGCGGTCGAGCTCGTCTACCGCTGGCTGCCGCGCCGCGCCCGCCTTGCCCTGCAGATCGGCGTCGACCTCGTGGCGCTCGCCTTCTACGCCATCACGGGATGGCTCTGCGTGGGGCTGGCGCAGCGCACGCAGCAGATGATGGGCGCGATCGACCTGCCGAAGTCGATCGTCTACTGGGCGGTCGCGGCCTGTTTCGCGGGTATGACCCTCTACGGCGTCGTCGTGCTCGTGCGCCACATCCGCACCGGCACCAGCCGCCTCGTTGATCCGGAGCTGTTCTCCGCCACCGGCCCCACCCTCTAG